In one Thermococcus sp. 2319x1 genomic region, the following are encoded:
- a CDS encoding DUF432 domain-containing protein, with translation MFGEHELKTQFIRIADKKIHLLEEKGDIIRYRRENVEKLIKNSGEKLKVLPSPALGYGVRLLMVKFKELVVIPPRDSITGFVEAPVEIDVKVGGLTIDHFIAGKEKYALYGTLEAGVICRYHVSPFYMEEPNSIGVAKLIVSNPSPEWKSLERVVIPIRGTSMYYAGTKAYYPLLVVTLKNGIPEVNNTGRPPKDGLRAVGEGLSLPNFLMRW, from the coding sequence ATGTTCGGAGAGCACGAGCTAAAGACTCAGTTCATAAGGATTGCTGACAAAAAGATTCACCTTCTTGAAGAGAAAGGAGACATAATCAGGTACAGGCGGGAGAATGTAGAAAAGCTTATCAAAAACAGCGGAGAGAAGCTTAAGGTTCTCCCCTCTCCAGCCTTGGGTTATGGTGTGAGGCTTCTTATGGTGAAGTTCAAAGAGCTCGTTGTGATACCTCCCCGGGATTCAATAACTGGCTTTGTTGAGGCCCCCGTGGAGATTGATGTCAAGGTTGGCGGTTTAACCATAGACCACTTCATAGCTGGAAAAGAGAAGTACGCCCTCTACGGCACGTTGGAGGCGGGGGTAATATGTCGCTATCACGTCAGTCCCTTTTACATGGAGGAGCCCAACTCTATAGGGGTGGCGAAGCTCATAGTTTCCAACCCATCACCCGAGTGGAAATCCCTTGAGAGGGTTGTGATCCCAATAAGGGGGACGTCCATGTATTACGCGGGCACAAAGGCCTACTATCCACTTCTCGTTGTTACGCTCAAGAATGGCATTCCTGAGGTCAACAACACCGGTAGGCCGCCAAAGGATGGGTTGAGAGCCGTTGGAGAGGGATTATCTCTACCTAACTTCCTGATGAGGTGGTGA
- a CDS encoding RsmB/NOP family class I SAM-dependent RNA methyltransferase produces MGKLKLSDRQLYALVEAVKLGEEVKPSQQAKRKAFAKYKIEDWENSKLTGIFYSIQRRLGLIDEIVEELVGVSPLILDPWLRATLRVAIEVAVFRNPNEKTIQHLKGLAKFLSKRTHPYVGYYYYDLLPRVINYIPKLNTEEKRLKWEYLFPEWFIARMKALLGEEAEELLKALNETLPTSIRVNQLKASVEEVEDYLKKKHVLFERSNRVGTIIRIIDPFNPEWLFNRGWAIAQEEASAVASLVLAPKPGETVVDLAAAPGGKTSHMAELMENKGKIYAFDVDKARIKRMEEVLKRTGVEIAEVIKADGRKAPELLGEEIADKVMLDAPCTSDGTIAKNPELRWRLKEKNIPKVVTLQKELIESAWKLLKPGGRLLYSTCSMLPEENEEVIKWFLERHPDAKLVPLSWPYDPGFLEGTMRAWPHRHRTIGFFYALIEKRRG; encoded by the coding sequence ATGGGAAAGCTAAAGTTAAGTGACAGACAGCTCTACGCCTTAGTAGAGGCCGTCAAGCTCGGAGAAGAAGTAAAACCCAGCCAGCAGGCGAAGAGGAAGGCCTTTGCAAAGTACAAAATAGAAGACTGGGAAAATTCGAAGCTCACCGGTATTTTCTACTCAATCCAGAGGCGCCTCGGCTTGATAGACGAGATTGTAGAAGAGCTAGTCGGCGTTTCTCCCCTCATCCTCGACCCCTGGTTAAGGGCCACTTTAAGGGTAGCCATTGAGGTTGCAGTTTTCAGAAATCCAAATGAGAAAACTATCCAGCATCTTAAAGGCTTGGCCAAGTTCCTCTCGAAAAGAACTCACCCATACGTGGGATATTACTACTACGACCTCCTGCCGAGGGTGATAAATTACATCCCCAAGCTCAACACCGAGGAAAAGCGACTCAAGTGGGAGTACCTCTTTCCCGAGTGGTTCATAGCAAGGATGAAAGCGTTGCTTGGAGAGGAAGCTGAAGAACTCCTAAAGGCCCTCAACGAAACCCTTCCGACGAGCATAAGGGTTAATCAGCTTAAAGCAAGTGTTGAAGAAGTTGAGGACTACCTCAAGAAAAAGCATGTCCTCTTCGAGAGGAGCAATAGAGTCGGGACCATAATTAGAATCATCGACCCCTTCAATCCCGAATGGCTCTTTAACAGAGGATGGGCGATAGCGCAGGAGGAAGCTTCCGCCGTTGCCTCGCTGGTTCTTGCCCCGAAGCCGGGGGAAACGGTGGTGGACTTAGCGGCGGCACCGGGAGGAAAGACGAGCCATATGGCGGAGCTGATGGAAAACAAAGGTAAAATCTATGCTTTCGATGTTGATAAAGCTAGAATAAAGCGCATGGAAGAAGTACTCAAGAGGACGGGGGTTGAGATTGCAGAGGTTATCAAAGCCGATGGGAGAAAGGCACCAGAACTCCTCGGCGAGGAAATTGCCGATAAAGTAATGCTTGATGCTCCCTGCACGAGCGATGGGACAATAGCGAAAAACCCCGAGCTGAGATGGAGGTTGAAGGAGAAGAACATCCCCAAAGTGGTAACCCTTCAGAAGGAGCTCATAGAGAGCGCCTGGAAGCTTTTAAAGCCCGGAGGGAGGCTACTCTATTCTACCTGCTCAATGCTTCCCGAGGAGAACGAGGAAGTGATCAAGTGGTTCCTTGAGAGACACCCCGATGCAAAGCTCGTGCCCCTAAGCTGGCCCTATGACCCGGGCTTTTTGGAGGGAACGATGAGGGCATGGCCCCACAGGCACAGAACCATAGGCTTTTTCTACGCACTGATAGAAAAGAGAAGGGGTTAA
- a CDS encoding mechanosensitive ion channel family protein, which yields MFRLTIGDVLKATIIIVVGLLIAKLLRKYLLNLSRSTKYVWIINEDTASTLHNLILLISLIYSVRALGLSFSIGGVEISNVLTAFFVFYFSYVLAKKSKDYMIMRSSKQRLPEVQVKAKLFYYIIVTLAFFLALNIAGFTGKLTTLLAAAGITGIVLGFASQTVVANFISGIFMYFDKPLKIGDPVEVAGYSGVVHDIRILSTRIRTWDGLLVRIPNEKLFNSEIKNLQKYPARRVDITVGIAYKEDAQKAIDVIKKTLDEMPYVLAEPEPIIFVDNLGDSSVNIAVRAWAPSEKWFDVRWQIVQKIKEALDREGIEIPFPQRVNWFAEELRVRIEEPEEESS from the coding sequence ATATTCAGGTTAACGATAGGGGATGTCTTAAAAGCCACCATAATAATAGTGGTGGGCCTCCTGATAGCAAAACTCCTCCGGAAATACCTTCTTAACCTATCAAGAAGCACCAAGTACGTGTGGATAATCAATGAAGACACTGCATCAACGCTGCACAACCTGATACTCCTCATCTCTCTCATATACTCTGTAAGAGCCCTGGGCCTCTCCTTCTCCATCGGAGGGGTGGAGATAAGCAACGTCCTTACGGCGTTTTTCGTCTTCTACTTCTCCTACGTACTTGCCAAGAAGTCAAAGGACTATATGATAATGCGTTCTTCAAAGCAGAGGCTCCCGGAGGTTCAAGTCAAGGCGAAGCTCTTCTATTATATTATAGTCACCCTTGCTTTCTTCCTCGCCCTCAATATTGCCGGTTTCACTGGTAAGCTTACCACTCTACTGGCAGCGGCCGGGATAACGGGTATCGTTCTCGGTTTTGCCTCCCAAACCGTTGTGGCCAACTTCATCTCTGGCATATTCATGTACTTCGACAAGCCGCTTAAGATAGGTGATCCCGTTGAGGTTGCGGGCTATTCGGGCGTTGTCCACGACATAAGGATACTCTCCACCAGAATAAGGACGTGGGACGGTCTCCTCGTGAGGATTCCAAACGAAAAGCTCTTCAACAGCGAGATAAAGAACCTTCAGAAGTATCCAGCGAGGAGAGTTGACATAACAGTGGGCATAGCCTACAAGGAAGATGCCCAGAAAGCGATAGATGTGATAAAGAAGACCCTCGACGAGATGCCCTATGTTTTAGCGGAGCCGGAGCCAATTATATTCGTTGATAACCTCGGGGACAGCAGCGTCAACATAGCGGTAAGGGCATGGGCACCGAGCGAGAAGTGGTTCGACGTGAGGTGGCAGATAGTTCAGAAAATAAAGGAGGCCCTCGACAGGGAAGGCATAGAGATACCCTTCCCGCAGAGGGTCAACTGGTTCGCGGAGGAGCTGAGGGTGAGGATAGAGGAGCCAGAAGAGGAGAGCTCTTAA
- a CDS encoding DUF434 domain-containing protein, with the protein MSSLLLAYEDLKYLLNRGYRKKYALEFVANHYRLSQKERHFLFRCVFSDREIEERKVKLLQPGNLKEKVLGIDGFNVLITLESLLDGMVILCEDGLLRDLKHQGGYKISPRTLQTLSLLIDFLKTLNLKEVLFLYDAPVSKSGKVAELTGELLNRYGVSGKVKLSKAPDHDLKAFEVVASSDIGIIEKVPFVVDLPQMIAKKRGLKYLYLAEVLKTPELLEF; encoded by the coding sequence ATGTCTTCTCTCCTTTTAGCTTATGAGGATTTGAAATACCTCCTGAACAGGGGATACAGAAAGAAGTATGCCCTCGAGTTTGTTGCAAACCATTACAGGCTTTCCCAGAAAGAGAGGCATTTTTTATTCAGATGCGTCTTTTCTGATAGGGAAATTGAAGAAAGAAAAGTTAAGCTTCTCCAGCCTGGGAACTTAAAAGAGAAAGTCCTTGGGATTGACGGCTTCAACGTGTTGATAACCCTTGAATCTCTCCTTGATGGGATGGTAATTCTCTGCGAGGATGGGCTTTTGAGGGATCTCAAACATCAGGGAGGGTATAAGATAAGCCCAAGAACTTTGCAAACGTTGAGTCTTCTAATTGACTTTTTAAAAACGCTGAACTTAAAGGAAGTTTTGTTTTTATATGATGCGCCAGTGAGTAAAAGCGGTAAGGTTGCCGAGCTCACAGGAGAGCTTTTAAATAGATATGGTGTCTCTGGAAAGGTCAAGTTATCTAAGGCCCCGGATCATGATTTGAAAGCTTTTGAGGTTGTGGCCAGTTCAGATATAGGCATAATCGAAAAGGTCCCTTTTGTAGTGGATTTACCCCAGATGATAGCCAAGAAGAGGGGATTGAAGTACTTATACCTCGCTGAGGTTTTAAAAACCCCGGAGCTGTTGGAATTTTAG